One window of Trifolium pratense cultivar HEN17-A07 linkage group LG5, ARS_RC_1.1, whole genome shotgun sequence genomic DNA carries:
- the LOC123884041 gene encoding uncharacterized protein LOC123884041, with protein NCGERGHMSYDCPKKGDRCKNCGKLGHKTEACRVKVVCFNCGEEGHKSPTCKKPKKVMGKVFALSGEDASHEDDLIRGTCFIYNTPLIAIIDTGATHSFISLDCAKCLSIPLTDMTGRMEIETPANGSVITRQVCRNCPVTIFGRHFGMDLVCIPLSGMDVIFGMNWLIFNRIHINCREKAVVFPKPEENLHLMSGKEVSEALKEHAEMFMMFASLKLEGGVKIEELPIVCEFPDVFPDDISDVPPKREVEFSIDLVPGTSPISMAPYRMSASELNDVSPWGAPVLLVKKKDGSMRLCIDYRQLNKVTIKNKY; from the exons aactgtggagaacggggtcatatgtcttatgattgcccgaagaagggagataggtgtaagaattgtggaaagctgggccacaagaccgaagctTGCAGAgtaaaagtggtgtgtttcaattgtggtgaagaaggccacaagagtccgacttgtaagaagcccaagaaggtgatgggcaaggtgtttgctttgagtggagaggatgctagccatGAGGAcgatctcattagaggtacgtgtttcatctataacactcctttaattgcgattatagatacgggagcgacacattcttttatttctttggattgtgcgaagtgtcttagtattcctttaacggatatgacgggtaggatggaaatagaaactcctgctaatggttcagtgattacccgacaagtatgtcgtaattgccccgtaaccatttttggtaggcactttggtatggatttagtgtgtattccacttagtggtatggatgtaatttttggtatgaattggttaatcttcaaccgaattcatatcaactgtcgtgagaaggccgttgtttttccgaagccggaggagaacttgcatttgatgagcgggaaggaagtatcggaagcgttgaaagaacatgccgagatgttcatgatgtttgcatcattgaaactcgaaggaggagttaagatagaagagttaccgatcgtttgtgaattcccagatgtgtttccggatgatatatctgacgtgcctccaaagcgagaggtagagttttctatcgacctagtacctggaactagtccgatatcgatggcgccgtatcgaatgtcagcgtctgagttgaatga tgtttcgccatggggagcgccggtattgcttgtgaagaagaaagatggaagcatgagattatgtatagactatcgtcagttgaacaaagtgacgatcaagaataaatat